From the Aphelocoma coerulescens isolate FSJ_1873_10779 unplaced genomic scaffold, UR_Acoe_1.0 HiC_scaffold_375, whole genome shotgun sequence genome, one window contains:
- the LOC138101631 gene encoding small ribosomal subunit protein eS19 yields the protein MPGVTVKDVNQQEFVRALAAFLKKSGKLKVPEWADTVKLAKHKELAPYDENWFYTRAASTARHLYLRGGAGVGSMAKVYGGRQRRGVRPSHFSRGSGAVARRVLQALEALKVVEKDQDGGRKLTPQGQRDLDRIAGQVAAASKKH from the exons ATGCCCGGGGTCACGGTGAAGGACGTGAACCAGCAGGAGTTCGTGCGGGCGCTCGCCGCCTTCCTCAAGAA GTCGGGGAAGCTGAAGGTGCCCGAGTGGGCGGACACGGTGAAGCTGGCCAAGCACAAGGAGCTGGCGCCCTATGACGAGAACTGGTTTTACACGCGGGCAG CCTCCACAGCCCGGCACCTGTACCTGCGGGGCGGCGCCGGCGTGGGCTCCATGGCCAAGGTTTACGGCGGCCGCCAGCGCCGCGGGGTCCGGCCCAGCCACTTCAGCCGCGGCTCGGGCGCCGTGGCGCGCCGGGTGCTGCAGGCGCTCGAGGCGCTCAAGGTGGTGGAGAAGGACCAGGACGG ggGCCGCAAGTTGACTCCGCAGGGGCAGCGGGACCTGGATCGCATCGCGGGGCAG GTCGCCGCCGCCAGCAAGAAGCACTGA